The Sphingobium sp. JS3065 genomic sequence GCTTCGCATTTCCGTAATTGACCTTCAGCCGCGCGCTGAAGCGATCGCTGGGATTCCATAGCATCGTCCCGCGCACGGCATAGGATTGCGCATTGGGCGACCGGTCAGCGACCTTGAATATCCCAGCCGGAGAGATGTCCTTGAAGTAACCGTCCATGCTCGAATAAATACCGGCAAGGCGGAAGCCTAATGTTTCTGACAGCGGCGTGGAGACATAGGCGGTTGCGCGCATTTCTTGCGCTTCGGTTTCGTAACCCATTGTGCCGCCGGCTTCCAGGCGATCACCGGGATCGTTTGTTCGAATGGAAATGATACCGCCAGGGCTGTTCTTGCCGAAAAACAGCGCCTGCGGTCCCTTGAGGACTTCGACTTGAGCCAGATCGACCTCGCTCATCCGTCGCACGTTGCCTTTGGCCACCTGCACGCCATCGACGTTGATCGAAACCGCCTGGTCACTGAGATTGTTGGCGTCCGGCCCGGCGACCCCGCGGATGACGATGCCGCCGCCTTGACGACTGCCCGCCCCTTCGCCGATGACAAGCTGCGGTACGATGCGGGAGAGGCCGTCGAGATTGGTGATGCCCTTGCGCTCCAGTTCCTCGCCGCGCACCGCGGACACGATGACCGGAACCGAGATCAGCGTCTCATCTCGCTTGCGGGCAGTAACCACGATTTCATCGGACCTCGCTTCTGCCGATTGCCCGAGCGCTATTGTTGGCATGGTTGTTGCGCTCGCCAGTAATAAGCCAGTGAAAATCCGCTTATTCATTGACATCCTCCGGATATATTCTATTTTTGATGAAACTAAATCTTATTGTCGATTTTTGCTTTATATCTGCTTGTTTACTCGCGAAAACCGGAACAATACCTTCGGGCACCGCTTCCGTTTTATCCCCACTGCATCGAAATCCCCACTACATCGAAGCTGTAAGGCATCTTAACGCGGCACTCCTTGTATAGTGCTTGGTTACTCAACCATTATCAATATTGTGGAATTGAATATTACAGGGTTGATGGCAATCGGCCGTTTGGGCCTATGCAACGATAGTACTACAGTTGCGTATGGGTTAAAAATCTGATTCATACCAACCTCCCATGATGCTGACTCACGAGAGGGATTCCCAAAGCGACGAAACTCTGACTCTATGGCTGCTGGTTGGAGGGCATGGCCATGGGTGCAGCGATTGGATTGCGAGATGGGCACCTCGGAGACGGACGCAGCCCTTGCCTTTGACCACCGCAGGTCATGCGGGGCGATGGCTGTTGGCTGATCATGCCGGATCATGACGCGAGTTCCCGGATCAGCGTGGGTAACTTCGGCGGCGCCCGTGGTTGCCCCCAGCGGGCGAAGGTTTCGATGACGATCATGCGCCCGCCGCAGCACGGGCATGGTTGCCAAGTGTTGAGCGGGATTTCGGGCGTCGGCAGGTCCGGCTCTGACGGGACGGCCAGCAGCCTGCGGGCGAGCCCGAGATTGTCCTTGCGCGATGCGCTGGCGAGCAAGCCGGAATGCCCGATGTGGTGGAAGCCGCGTGGCAGGACATGGAGCAGGAAGCGGCGGATAAACTCATCGACGACTAGCGTCATGATGCGATGGCGTTCAGCACCGTCGCGTCGATAATCCTTGCAGCGGAAGGTGACGCCGTTTGCGTCGAAGGCAACCAGGCGCCGGTTCGAGATGGCGACGCGGTGGGTGTAGCGCGAGAGATAGGCAAGCACCGCCTCCGGTCCGGCAAAGGGCGGCTTGGCATAGACGACCCAGCGCTTTTTCCGCACCGGCGACAGGTGCCGCAGGAAGGTTCGACGGTCGGCCAGATCGGTCATGGATCCGAAGAAGGCGAGCCGCCCCGCGTCGTAGAGGGCGGTCAGCCGGGTGAGAAAGAGGCGGCGGGGCGCACCGGCTCAGCCGGCGGGCGTCTTGCCCTCCATCAGCGCCATCAGTTGGTCGAGCGGGCTCGACACGGCGTGGATCGTCCGGGTCGAGACCTTGGTGTAAAGCGCGGTGGTTTCGAGCTTGCTGTGGCCGAGCAGGACCTGGATCACGCGGATATCGACATCCTGTTCGAGCAGGTGCGTGGCGAAGGAGTGCCGCAGGGTGTGGGGGCTGACGCGCTTGCGGATTCCGGCCACCTCGGCTGCCTCCTGAACCGCGCGGTGCAGCTGCCGGGTCGAGATCGGATCGGTGACAGTCTGGCCCGGGAACAGCCAGCCATGCGGGATCAGGACACCGCGCTTCCTGCCCTCGCGCCACCACATCCGCAGCAGTTCGAGCAACTGCGGCGAGAGCATGGCATTGCGGTCCTTGCCGCCCTTGCCCTGCTCGATGTGGATCAGCATCCGCTTGCTGTCGATATCATCGACCTTGAGGTGGGCGACCTCTGACACATGCAGGCCCGCGCCATAGGCGACGCCCAATGCCGCCTTGTACTTGATGCCCGGCGCTGCCTGGAGCAGTCGCGCGGCCTCCTCGACGCTCAGCACTTCGGGCATCCGGGGGACAATACGGGTGATTACCAGCGCCCGTGCCAGATCGCGCCGCTTGAGCGTCACCGTGAACAGGAAGCGGAGCGCCGACACCGGGCTATTGATGGTGGCAGGCCGGACGCCGCTTTCATGCTGCATCACCTGGAAGCGGCGCAGGTCCTCTTCGGTCGCCGTATCGGGAGGACGTCCGAGAAAGGCGGCCAGGCGCTTCACATGGCGGATATAATCCTTCTGTGTATGGGGGCCAAAACCCCGCATCATCATATCGTGCTGCATGCGTTGACGGAGCGGGCTGATCGGAGCGGTGTTGATCGAGACAGTCATGGCAAGTTCCTCTTCGCTGAAGGAACTGCCAACCTCAGACGGCAACCTCGCCCCGCCAAAGGCCCAGGTCAATGCGTGGCCCAACGGCCACAAACCCCTCAAAAAACATCCTATTTCTCCAACAGCCCGAAATTCAGCCTGTCCTATTCCCCGCCAACGCGCCTATCCTGCACGCCTCTTCGAAATGTCCGATACGCCACGCATACGCGCGCCCAGGCACGCGCGCGCATACACTGTGAACTTCGGTTCCAAACCGACGCTTTTCCGCCATTTCCTGGCGCCGCAGCTTCGATTTTCGCCTTCCCCCTTTCCTACTTCCCCCGACCTGCTCTATGGCGGGGACGATTTTCCCAAGGGGAACGACAACTTGATCCTTGACCTTGCCGCCGCCGCTTCGGGCGCCATCCGTTTCGACCAGCTAGGCCTCAGCCCGGTCGCGCTCGACCTCGGCTTCTTCACGCTGAAATGGTACAGCCTCGCCTATCTGGCGGGCATATTGATCGGCTACTGGTATCTGCTGAAGCTGATCGCCCAGCCCGGTTCGCCCATGGCCCGCCGCCATGCCGACGACATGATCTTCTACGCGACGCTGGGCATCATCATCGGCGGGCGGCTGGCCTATGTCTTCTTCTACCAGCCCGAAATCCTTCGCAATCCGCTGGACATCTTCAAGCTGTGGAACGGCGGCATGTCCTTCCATGGCGGGGCGATCGGCGTGTCGCTCGGCATCCTCTACATGGCGCGCAGGGAAAAGCTGTCCTGGCTGCGCATCCATGATTTCGTCGCCTGCTGCGTCCCCTTCGGCCTGTTCTTTGGCCGCCTCGCCAATTTCGTGAACGGGGAACTTTGGGGCAAGGAGACCGACGTGCCCTGGGGGATCGTCTTTCCCACCGGCGGCCCCTTCGCCCGCCATCCGAGCCAGCTTTACGAAGCCGTCCTGGAAGGCATGGTGCTGTTCCTGATCCTCGCCTTCGCCTTCTGGAAGACCCGCGCCCGCTACAATCCCGGCATGCTCGTCGGCCTCTTCCTGCTTGGCTACGGCGTCTTCCGCTTCGGCGTCGAATATTTTCGCGAGGCCGACGCCCAACTCATGGAATTCGCCGCCCGCACCGGCCTGCATATGGGCCAGTGGCTGTGCGTCCCGATGATCCTGGGCGGCCTCTACCTGATCGTCACGGCGAAGGGCCGCCGCGTCCGCGTCGAACCCGTTGCAGGCAGCGCGAGTGTCAGTTGAGCTGACTTTGTCCGAACGCCTCGCCCGCCAGATCGCGGCGGGCGGCCCGATCTCCGTCGCCCATTATATGGCGGAGGCGAACCAGCATTATTACGGCACCCGCGATCCGCTGGGCGTAGCGGGCGATTTCACCACCGCGCCCGAGATCAGCCAGATGTTCGGGGAACTGATCGGCCTGTGCCTGGCGGACATCTGGATGCGGTCCGGCACCCGTCCGGCGGTGAATTATGTCGAGCTAGGCCCTGGCCGCGGCACGCTCGCTTCCGACGCGCTGCGTTCCATGGCCAGCGCCGGGCTTCACCCGCGCATCCATTTCGTGGAGACCAGCCCCAGCCTGCGCGAACGGCAAAGGGCGCTCATTCCCAACGTCCAGCACCATGACGCCGTGTCCACCCTGCCGGACGAGGGGCCGTTGCTGGTCGTCGCCAATGAATTTTTCGACGCCCTCCCCGTCCGGCAGATCGTCCGCGTCGGCAGCGAATGGCGCGAACGGGTCGTCATCCGCCCCGACCCGGACGAACCCGACCGCTTCGCCCCCATGCCCGGTTACCGCCGCGTCGAATCCGGCATCCCCGCCATGGCCGCGGACGCGCCGGAGGGCACGATCCTGGAAATGCCCCTCGCCGGATCGGCCATCGCGCTGGAACTGGCCCACCGAATCGCGAAGCAGGGCGGCGCCGCGATCATCGTCGACTATGGCTATGAAGGCCCGGCGACCGGCGACACGCTCCAGGCGGTCAGGGCGCATCGCTTCGCCGATCCATTTCTGGAACCGGGCGAAAGCGACCTCACCACCCATGTCGATTTCACCATGATCGGCAATATGGCGCGGCAGGCCGGGCTGCGCGTGACGCGGACCGTCGGTCAGGGCGCGTTTTTACGCCAGCTCGGCATCGACGCCCGCGCCGATCAGCTCAGCCGAACCACCCCCGCCCGCGCGGAAGAGGTGGAAGCCGCCCGCCACCGGCTGACCGCCGACGACGCCATGGGAACGCTGTTCAAGGCGATGGCCTGGGTTCACCCGGACTGGGCCGACCCGGCGGGATTCGAGGGCTGAACGGCCCTCAATCCTCCTGATGATAGCGGCTGAGCCTGCGGATGAAGCCAATGAGACCCGTCTGGCGGCTGCGCTTCATGCGCTCGGCATGCAGGATGGTCTGGACGCGGCGGAAGCAATCCTCCGCATCGACATTGCAAAGGACATAATCATAGCCGTCCCAATGCGCGATCTCCCCGGCGGCACGCGACATGCGGCCCTCGATCACTTCATCGCTGTCCGTCGCCCGGCCCCGCAAACGACGCTCCAGTTCCTCCATGGACGGCGGCAGGATGAAGATGCGGACCACGTCGCCGCCTGCAATCTGGTGCAATTGCTGCGCGCCCTGCCAATCGATGTCGAACAGCACGTCCTGTCCGGACTTCAGCATCTCCTCCACCGGCGCGCGGGGCGTGCCGTAACGCTGGCCGAAGACATGCGCCCATTCCAGGAACTCATGCTCGGCGGTCATCCGCCGGAATTCCTCCAGATCGACGAAATGATAGTCCTTGCCCTCGACCTCGCCCGGCCGCATCGGCCGCGTCGTCGCGGACACCGACATCGCCAGATCCGGCTCAGCGGCGAGCAGTTTGCGCGCAATGGTGGATTTGCCCGCGCCCGAAGGCGAGGAAAGAACGAACAGGACGCCGCGGCGCTTGAAATCGGGCGTCTCGATGGAGGTGCTGTCGGCCATGGCCGCTAGTGCCGCCAACAACGCGATTTGGCAAGAGGGACAATCCGCGCGCGTCAGCCTTTGCGGGCTTTGCGCGCCTCCTCGATCAATATGGGCTGACCGCTTTTGTCCGGCAGCGCCTTGGTCTTGCGCTTGCGATCCGCTTCCCGCTTGGCTTCGAAAATCTTGCCCGCCATATAGGCGCCCGTCACGAACAGGGCGCCCGCCGGATGGCGCATGATCAACCGCTTGGCCCCCATGCCCGCGAGCAGGCCGATCACGCCCTTCTTCCCCGTATCCGCCGCGACCCGTGCCGCAACGACGGTCGCCCCGACCCGCGCCGCCTTCTTGAGCAGCCCATCCTTGCGGGGCGGACGGACGGCGATGATCGGCTGATCGGACGAATTTTTCTTCATAGGGCGTCAATGTACCGCAGCCCGGCCGGTTCCGCCATGTTGATCTGGATCAGACCATATTTTCAGGCCGCACCAGCCGGTCGAAGGTCGCTTCATCCACCAGCCCCAAAGCCAACCCCGCCTCCTTCAGGGTCAGCCCCTCGGCATGGGCGTGCTTGGCGATCTTCGCTGCATTGTCATAGCCGATTTCCGGGGCCAGCGCCGTCACCAGCATCAGCGACCGGTCGACCAGTTCGGCTATCCGCCTTTCGTTCGCCTCCAGCCCTTCGACGCAGCGTTCGGCAAAGCTGTCCATGCCGACGCTCAGCAAATGGATCGACCGCAGCACCGCCGCGCCGATCAGCGGCTTGAAGACATTGAGTTCCAGATGCCCCTGCAAGCCGCCGACCGTCACCGCCTGATGATTGCCGATGACCTGGGCGGCGACCATGGTCAGCATCTCGCACTGGGTCGGGTTGACCTTGCCGGGCATGATGGAACTGCCCGGCTCATTGGCGGGCAGGTCCAGTTCACCAAGGCCCGAGCGCGGACCGCTGCCGAGCAGGCGGATGTCATTGGCGATCTTGGTCAGCGCCACCGCCAGCGTCGCCAGGGTCGAGGACAGATGAACCAGCGGATCGTTGGACGCCAGCGCCTCGAACTTGTTGTCGGCGGTGCGGAACGGCAAGCCGGTCAGCGCCGCAATCTCCCTCGCCACATCGACATCGAAGCCCTGGGGCGCATTGAGGCCGGTGCCGACCGCCGTGCCGCCCTGCGCCAGCGCCGTCATGCCATGCATGGTCGCGGGTTCGATCCGCTTGCGGCTACGGTAGAGTTGATGCGCATAGCCGGAAAATTCCTGCCCCAGCGTCAGGGGCGTCGCATCCTGCAAATGCGTACGACCGATCTTGACGATGCCTGCCCATGCCTTGGCCTTGGCATCGAGCGCCGCATGCAGCCGGTCCAGTGCGGGAAACAAATGCCCCGTCACCGCCCGCGCCGCCGCGATATGCAACGCGGTCGGGAAACTGTCGTTGGACGACTGTCCCATATTCACATGGTCGTTGGGGTGGACCGGCTTCTTGCCGCCGCGCTTGCCGGTCAGCGCTTCATTGGCGATGCCCGCAATCACCTCATTGACGTTCATGTTCGACTGGGTGCCGCTGCCGGTTTGCCAGATGACGAGGGGAAACTGGTCGTCATGGTGGCCCGCGATCACTTCGGCGGCGGCCGCCTCGATCGCATCGGCCAGGCCCGAATCGAGTCCATGGCCGCGATTCACCCGCGCCGCGGCCTGCTTCACGATGGCCAGGGCGTGGACGATGCCGATCGGCATCCGCTCGTCGGCCCCGAAAGGGAAATTTTCGATGCTGCGCTGGGTCTGCGCGCCCCAATAAGCGCCGGCAGGCACTTCGATAGCGCCGATGCTGTCGGTTTCGGTACGAGTCTCGCTCAAGTCGGGCGCTCCTTGAAATGGCCGGAGTGCCGCCAATCTGGGGACGCCAAGTCCCCTATTCCAGACCTATTTTTTCTTGCCGAAATCCACGGTGACGACATTCGAGCCATCTTCCGTCGTCATCTGGGGCGCGTCATTCTCCGCCTCTTCATGCGGTTCGGGCGCGATGTCGGCCTGCGCCTGGAACTGAAGGGCGAAATTCACCGCCGGATCGACAAAGGCAGTGATCGCGGCGAAGGGAATATGCAGATGCGCGGCCACCTGATTGAAGGTCAGGCTGACCCCGAAAGCATCATCGCCGACCTTCAAATCCCAGAATTTATTCTGGAGCACGATGGTCATCTCATCCGGGAAGCGCTCGACCAGATGGCGCGGAATATCGACACCGACCGCCTGAGTCTTGAAGGTGATGTAGAAGTGATGCACGCCGGGAAGCCCGCCGGAACGCTCGATTTCCCCCAATACGCGGCCAACCACGGCGCGCAGGGCCTCCTGCACGATTTCGTCATAGGGAATCAGGCTGTCGGGCAGGTCATCGCTCATCCGCCCATGTCCTAACGGCGCGGCGGCGCGGGTCAAGAGCGTGACGGCACATTGCAACCGGCGCACACTTCGGTATAGGGCGCAGCCATGCGCACGGCCGACATTCACCGCAACACTGCGGAAACGCAGATCGACGTGACCGTCAACCTGGACGGCACCGGCATCTATACCGTTTCGACGGGCATTGGCTTTTTCGATCACATGATCGAGCAACTGTCCCGCCACTCGCTGATCGACATGGAGGTGAAGACGGTCGGCGACCTGCATGTCGACCAGCACCACACCACCGAGGATACGGCGATCGCAATCGGCGAGGCGGTGGCCAAGGCGCTGGGCGACAAGCGCGGCATTTCCCGCTACGGCAGCGTCTATTCCCCGATGGACGAGACGCTGACCCGCGTGTCGCTGGACATTTCCGGCCGCCCCTGGCTGGTGTTCAAGGCGCCCTTCACCGTGCAGCGCATCGGGGAATGGGATACGGAAATGGTCGAGCATTTCTTCCACAGCTTCGCCCAGGCCGCGGGGATCACGCTGCACATCGAAAATCTTTACGGCAGCAACAATCATCACATCGTGGAAAGCTGCTTCAAGGGGCTTGCCCGCGCACTGCGGCAGGCGGTGGAGATCGACCCGCGCAAGGCCGACGCCATTCCGTCGACCAAGGGGATATTGTGACGACGCTTGCCCTGATCGATTACGGCGCGGGCAACCTTCATTCGGTGCATAACGCCCTGCGCAAGGCGGGCGCGACGGATGCCGCCATCACCGCCGACGCCGATCTGGTGGCGAAGGCGGATCGTATCGTCCTGCCCGGCGTGGGCGCCTTCCGCGCCTGCCGCGATGCGCTGGTCGCCATCCCCGGCATGGTCGAGGCGATGAACGAAGCAGTGCATCGGCGCGGCGTGCCCTTTCTGGGCGTGTGCGTGGGCATGCAGCTGCTGGCCGACGCCGGGGAGGAATTCGGGCGGCATGAAGGGTTGGGCTGGATTTCCGGCACGGTACGCCTGATCGAGCCGCACGATCCGGCGATCAAGGTGCCGCATATGGGCTGGAACGACGTGACCCTGCGCGGCAATCCTCCGCTGCTGGAAGCGGGCGAGGCCTATTTCCTGCACAGCTATCATTTCGACGTAGCGCAGGACGATCATATCGCCGCCGTGACCGATCATGGCGGCCCGCTGGTCGCCGCGGTGGCGCGGGACACGATCATCGGCTGCCAGTTTCACCCGGAAAAGAGCCAGAATTACGGCCTTTCCTTCCTTTCCCGCTTTCTGGAATGGCGTCCATGAGCCTCATCGTTTTCCCCGCCATCGACCTAAAGGGCGGCCAGGTCGTCCGCCTGGCCGAAGGCGACATGAATCGCGCCACCGTCTATGGCGACAATCCCGCCGCGCAGGCGCTGCTGTTCGCGGAAGCGGGTGCGCAGCATCTGCACGTGGTCGATCTCGACGGCAGCTTCGCGGGCCATGCCGTCAATGCCGAAGCGGTCGAAGCCATCGTCGCGGCCTTTCCCGGTCATGTGCAACTGGGCGGCGGCATCCGTAACCGGGAGGCGGTGGAACGCTGGTTCGACCTGGGCGTATCGCGCATCGTGATCGGCACGGCGGCGCTGAAAGACCCGGATTTCGTCAAGGCCGCCGCGCGGGATTTTCCCGGCGGCATCGTGGTGGCGGTGGATGCCCGCGACGGCTTCGTCGCGACGGACGGCTGGGCCGAGAAATCGGACATGCCGGTGGTCGACCTTGCCCGCCGGTTCGAGGATGCGGGCGTCGCCAGCCTGCTCTTCACCGATGTCGGCCGCGACGGGCTGCTGAAGGGCTGCAATATCGATGCGACCGTCGATCTGGCGCGGGCGACGGACATTCCCGTGATCGCCAGCGGCGGGGTCGCGGGCATCGCGGATATCCGCATCCTCAGTCTTCATGCCGATGAGGGCATTGAAGGCGTGATCACCGGCCGGGCGCTCTATGACGGGCGGCTGGACCTCAAGACCGCGCTGACGGTGGCGCAGGCGGCGGCATAGGATGACCGTCCGCACCCGCGTCATACCCTGCCTGGACGTCGCCAATGGGCGCGTCGTCAAGGGCGTGAACTTCGTCGACCTGCGTGACGCAGGCGATCCGGTAGAGCAGGCCAAGATCTACGACGCGGCGGGCGCGGATGAACTGTGCTTCCTGGACATTACCGCAACGCATGAGGCGCGCGGCACCATATTGGACGTGGTGCGGCGCACCGCGGAGGTCTGCTTCATGCCGGTGACGGTCGGCGGCGGCGTGCGCAGTCCGGAAGATGCGCGGGCGCTGCTGCTCGCCGGAGCGGACAAGGTGGCGGTGAACAGCGCCGCGGTCGTCCGCCCCGAAGTGGTGGCGGACATTGCCGACCGCTTCGGCAGCCAGTGCGTGGTCGGCTCGGTCGACGCCCGGCGCGTCGGGGAAGGCCGCTGGGAAATCTTCACCCATGGGGGGCGCAAGCCGACCGGCATCGACGCGCTGGAACATGCCGTCAGGCTGGCCGATCTGGGCGCGGGCGAACTGCTGGTCACGTCCATGGACGGCGACGGAACCAAGGCGGGTTATGACCTTGCCCTGACCCGCGCCATCGCCGATGCGGTGTCGGTCCCGGTGATCGCCAGCGGCGGCGTCGGCACGCTGGAACATCTGGTGGAGGGCGTGATCGAAGGCCATGCCAGCGCCGTGCTGGCGGCATCTATATTTCACTTCGGTCAACACAGCATTGCCGAAGCGCATCAGGCACTTGCGGCTGCCGGCATTCCCGTCAGGGCGGGTTGACAGCGGCTTTTCTGCCAAAGCGTCGGTTGAGTTTACATTAACCAGATATGCGGATTACTGGTTAACCATATTCTTCGCGCCCTCCGGGTTTTTCGTCTATTTGGCACGGTCCCTGCATATTTCCCTTTACCTGTTCCAAACCGATAAAGGGGTGAGGCAAATGAATGTGAACAAGCTGTTTCTGACCGCTGGCGTGGCCGCTTTGATGGGCGCGGCGGCTCCGGCCGAGGCAAGCTGGTGCTGGGGCAAGAAGTGCGGCGGCTCGTCCAGTTCTTCGGGCGGCGGCTCCAGTTCCGGCGGCACGCCCACACCGGTTCCCGAACCCGAACAGATGGCCCTGTTCGGCCTGGGCGCGGCGGTTCTGGGCGCACGGGTTTTCGCCGCTCGCCGCAAGCGGAAGTAAGTTTTCATTTGACGGGTCGCGTGCGCGGCGCTTGATGGCGTCATGCGCGCGACCCTATTCGATCTTGAACAGACCATCCGTCAGCGGCGGCAGGCCGATCCCAGCCAATCCTATGTGGCCAAGCTGACCGCCAGGGGGCGGGGCAAGATCGCCCAGAAGGTGGGCGAGGAAGCGGTCGAGACGATCATCGCCGCCATGGCATCCGACAGGCAGGGCGCGATCGGTGAAAGCGCGGACCTGCTGTTCCACCTGCTGGTGTTGCTGGCCGATCTCGACATCGGCCTGGACGATGTGCTGGACGAACTCGACCGGCGCGAAGGCGTGTCGGGCATCGCGGAAAAAGCCTCCCGCAAGACCGATTAAACGCCTTTTTCCGGAAAGATATTGCCGCATCGGCGTTTGTCCGTCAGCCTCTCAACCATTGAGAGGACAGGAGGGCCTATGTTCAAAACCCTGTTGGGCGGCATGATCGGCGGCGTGGCGATGTATTTGGTGGGCTTCGTCTTCTGGGGGACGCCGCTGAGCGGCCTCGCCTTTCATCGCACGGAATCCGGAGCCGGCAGCAATTTGCAGGCCGCCATGGCGCAGGCGCTAACGCCGTCAGGAACCGGCGTTTACGTCATTCCCGATCCGGCAACCGCTGAAGGCACGGTGCTTTATGGCAAGGGGCCGGTCGCGATGGTCTTCTACAACAACAGCGGCTTCCCGGTGACGGATGCGGGCGCGCTGATCGGCGGCCTGATCCTGGCGCTGGTTGTCGGCGTGCTGATCGCGCTGATGCTGCGCTTCGTCAGTGGCGATCTGGGCGGAAGGGCAAGGGTGACGATATTGTTCGCGCTCACGGCCGTGCTGTGGCTGCATGTCGGGCAAGCCGTGTTCAACCATACGCCCTGGGGATATAGTCTTTACCTGGCCTTCAGCGATTTTGTCGCGTTGATCGCGGCCGGACTGGTGGCGGCAAAGATCATGGAGAGCAGGCGCCCGACCGGCCCGGACGCCGTGACAGAGGAAACGGTGCATTGATCAGGATTGCGCGCCGGGATCGCTTTCGGCAGCCGCCTCCTCCGCCAGCCGGATCATGCAGGCGGCATGCCGCCGGGCGATCGCCATGCGGTCCGCGCCATAACCTCCACCCATGGTGCTGGCGAGCGCTATGCCCCGGCTGCGAGCGGCGCGCATCACGGCCCGGTCGCGGCTGTCCAGACCTGCATCGCTGAGCGCAAGGCGGCCCAGGCGGTCGTCTGCATGGGGATCGACCCCGGCCTGATAGAGAATCAGATCAGGCCGAAAATCGTCCAGCACAGGCGGCATCGCCTGCATCAGCACGTCCATATAGGCATCGTCGTCCGTTCCATCGGGCAGGCCGATGTCGAGCGTGGATTGCGCCTTTCGCACCGGGAAATTGCGTTCGGCATGGATCGACAGGGTAAAAACCTCTTCCCGTCCGCTCATCAATGCGGCGGTGCCGTCGCCCTGATG encodes the following:
- the hisF gene encoding imidazole glycerol phosphate synthase subunit HisF yields the protein MTVRTRVIPCLDVANGRVVKGVNFVDLRDAGDPVEQAKIYDAAGADELCFLDITATHEARGTILDVVRRTAEVCFMPVTVGGGVRSPEDARALLLAGADKVAVNSAAVVRPEVVADIADRFGSQCVVGSVDARRVGEGRWEIFTHGGRKPTGIDALEHAVRLADLGAGELLVTSMDGDGTKAGYDLALTRAIADAVSVPVIASGGVGTLEHLVEGVIEGHASAVLAASIFHFGQHSIAEAHQALAAAGIPVRAG
- a CDS encoding PEP-CTERM sorting domain-containing protein, whose amino-acid sequence is MNVNKLFLTAGVAALMGAAAPAEASWCWGKKCGGSSSSSGGGSSSGGTPTPVPEPEQMALFGLGAAVLGARVFAARRKRK
- a CDS encoding phosphoribosyl-ATP diphosphatase gives rise to the protein MRATLFDLEQTIRQRRQADPSQSYVAKLTARGRGKIAQKVGEEAVETIIAAMASDRQGAIGESADLLFHLLVLLADLDIGLDDVLDELDRREGVSGIAEKASRKTD